The Arachis ipaensis cultivar K30076 chromosome B07, Araip1.1, whole genome shotgun sequence genome includes a window with the following:
- the LOC107609293 gene encoding WRKY transcription factor 1 isoform X1, whose amino-acid sequence MEKPVTVVPMVSSEETADHNVPYAIPLQRASPHSDITESQGIHGAETSSSKQKEETSIPSAVAQNKVKDSDVTASALQSDRQRSTHIAASVEKLVQSPDTPFREKRHPSQSGHDSPSIIRERVSKDGYNWRKYGQKNVKGNEFIRSYYKCTHPNCQAKKQLEQSNDGQITDSICIGQHNHPRPQSNITKPVGPVLPVLEEGLDKPRVANVEVEDKSLNEHASVPQQMKFSHSLQITNVPAADLMKAAHSQLTTANDEVHNNDYPDSKRQRIDDSNIEVSVADKSTCASRVVVQTSSEVDFVNDGYRWRKYGQKLVKGNANPRSYYRCSSPGCPVKKHVERASHDSKVVITTYEGQHDHEIPPGRTVTHNAATNAQTTTINGKPGTNSVSNPVSTDTRGSRSNEKVNGNSITKSEAGKSPESKLNGQQQQKNENAVAKQDYVGANITCQSNSEDPCRSKSNEQPKDDVETKSEGKNGSPNVVVVHDTPGQEGQLKKQSASDAEAV is encoded by the exons ATGGAGAAACCAG TGACAGTTGTTCCCATGGTTTCCTCAGAAGAAACTGCAGATCACAATGTTCCTTATGCTATACCACTGCAGAGAGCAAGTCCTCATAGTGATATTACAGAATCACAAGGGATTCATGGAGCTGAAACCTCTTCGTCCAAGCAAAAGGAAGAAACAAGTATTCCTTCTGCTGTGGCTCAAAACAAAGTGAAGGATTCTGATGTTACTGCTTCTGCATTGCAATCAGATCGACAACGAAGCACACACATTGCAGCATCAGTTGAAAAACTTGTGCAGAGCCCTGATACACCTTTCCGTGAAAAACGTCATCCATCACAATCTGGTCATGACAGTCCCTCAATAATACGTGAAAGGGTATCAAAAGATGGGTATAACTGGCGAAAATATGGCCAGAAAAATGTTAAAGGGAATGAATTTATAAGGAGCTATTACAAGTGTACGCATCCGAACTGCCAGGCAAAGAAACAGCTAGAGCAGTCAAACGATGGCCAGATCACAGATTCCATTTGCATTGGTCAGCATAATCATCCTAGGCCTCAATCCAACATCACAAAGCCTGTTGGTCCTGTTCTTCCTGTTCTTGAAGAAGGACTAGACAAGCCCCGTGTTGCCAATGTAGAAG TTGAAGACAAATCATTGAATGAGCATGCAAGTGTACCTCAACAGATGAAGTTTTCACACTCGCTTCAGATTACAAATGTTCCTGCAGCTGATCTGATGAAAGCTGCACATTCACAACTGACCACAGCAAATGACGAGGTTCACAACAATGACTATCCTGACTCAAAACGGCA GAGGATAGACGATAGTAATATTGAAGTCAGTGTAGCTGACAAGTCAACTTGTGCGTCTCGTGTTGTCGTTCAAACTTCAAGTGAGGTTGATTTTGTAAATGATGGGTACCGTTGGCGCAAATATGGTCAGAAACTAGTTAAAGGAAATGCAAATCCCAG AAGTTATTATCGATGCTCTAGTCCCGGATGCCCTGTCAAAAAGCATGTGGAAAGGGCCTCTCATGATTCAAAAGTTGTAATAACTACCTATGAGGGACAACATGATCATGAAATCCCGCCTGGAAGGACTGTCACTCATAATGCAGCTACAAATGCTCAAACAACAACCATTAATGGCAAGCCAGGAACCAATTCTGTATCAAATCCTGTTTCTACAGATACAAGAGGAAGCAGATCAAAtgagaaagtaaatggcaactCAATTACTAAATCAGAGGCTGGTAAGAGTCCTGAAAGTAAATTAAATgggcaacaacaacaaaaaaatgaaaatgcAGTTGCCAAACAGGATTATGTTGGTGCTAACATCACATGCCAATCAAATTCTGAAGATCCATGTCGATCAAAATCAAACGAACAGCCGAAAGATGACGTAGAAACTAAATCAGAAGGAAAGAACGGATCCCCTAATGTGGTTGTTGTTCATGATACTCCTGGTCAAGAAGGTCAACTCAAGAAGCAATCAGCATCTGATGCAGAAGCTGTCTAG
- the LOC107609293 gene encoding WRKY transcription factor 1 isoform X2, which translates to MEAVTVVPMVSSEETADHNVPYAIPLQRASPHSDITESQGIHGAETSSSKQKEETSIPSAVAQNKVKDSDVTASALQSDRQRSTHIAASVEKLVQSPDTPFREKRHPSQSGHDSPSIIRERVSKDGYNWRKYGQKNVKGNEFIRSYYKCTHPNCQAKKQLEQSNDGQITDSICIGQHNHPRPQSNITKPVGPVLPVLEEGLDKPRVANVEVEDKSLNEHASVPQQMKFSHSLQITNVPAADLMKAAHSQLTTANDEVHNNDYPDSKRQRIDDSNIEVSVADKSTCASRVVVQTSSEVDFVNDGYRWRKYGQKLVKGNANPRSYYRCSSPGCPVKKHVERASHDSKVVITTYEGQHDHEIPPGRTVTHNAATNAQTTTINGKPGTNSVSNPVSTDTRGSRSNEKVNGNSITKSEAGKSPESKLNGQQQQKNENAVAKQDYVGANITCQSNSEDPCRSKSNEQPKDDVETKSEGKNGSPNVVVVHDTPGQEGQLKKQSASDAEAV; encoded by the exons ATGGAAGCAGTGACAGTTGTTCCCATGGTTTCCTCAGAAGAAACTGCAGATCACAATGTTCCTTATGCTATACCACTGCAGAGAGCAAGTCCTCATAGTGATATTACAGAATCACAAGGGATTCATGGAGCTGAAACCTCTTCGTCCAAGCAAAAGGAAGAAACAAGTATTCCTTCTGCTGTGGCTCAAAACAAAGTGAAGGATTCTGATGTTACTGCTTCTGCATTGCAATCAGATCGACAACGAAGCACACACATTGCAGCATCAGTTGAAAAACTTGTGCAGAGCCCTGATACACCTTTCCGTGAAAAACGTCATCCATCACAATCTGGTCATGACAGTCCCTCAATAATACGTGAAAGGGTATCAAAAGATGGGTATAACTGGCGAAAATATGGCCAGAAAAATGTTAAAGGGAATGAATTTATAAGGAGCTATTACAAGTGTACGCATCCGAACTGCCAGGCAAAGAAACAGCTAGAGCAGTCAAACGATGGCCAGATCACAGATTCCATTTGCATTGGTCAGCATAATCATCCTAGGCCTCAATCCAACATCACAAAGCCTGTTGGTCCTGTTCTTCCTGTTCTTGAAGAAGGACTAGACAAGCCCCGTGTTGCCAATGTAGAAG TTGAAGACAAATCATTGAATGAGCATGCAAGTGTACCTCAACAGATGAAGTTTTCACACTCGCTTCAGATTACAAATGTTCCTGCAGCTGATCTGATGAAAGCTGCACATTCACAACTGACCACAGCAAATGACGAGGTTCACAACAATGACTATCCTGACTCAAAACGGCA GAGGATAGACGATAGTAATATTGAAGTCAGTGTAGCTGACAAGTCAACTTGTGCGTCTCGTGTTGTCGTTCAAACTTCAAGTGAGGTTGATTTTGTAAATGATGGGTACCGTTGGCGCAAATATGGTCAGAAACTAGTTAAAGGAAATGCAAATCCCAG AAGTTATTATCGATGCTCTAGTCCCGGATGCCCTGTCAAAAAGCATGTGGAAAGGGCCTCTCATGATTCAAAAGTTGTAATAACTACCTATGAGGGACAACATGATCATGAAATCCCGCCTGGAAGGACTGTCACTCATAATGCAGCTACAAATGCTCAAACAACAACCATTAATGGCAAGCCAGGAACCAATTCTGTATCAAATCCTGTTTCTACAGATACAAGAGGAAGCAGATCAAAtgagaaagtaaatggcaactCAATTACTAAATCAGAGGCTGGTAAGAGTCCTGAAAGTAAATTAAATgggcaacaacaacaaaaaaatgaaaatgcAGTTGCCAAACAGGATTATGTTGGTGCTAACATCACATGCCAATCAAATTCTGAAGATCCATGTCGATCAAAATCAAACGAACAGCCGAAAGATGACGTAGAAACTAAATCAGAAGGAAAGAACGGATCCCCTAATGTGGTTGTTGTTCATGATACTCCTGGTCAAGAAGGTCAACTCAAGAAGCAATCAGCATCTGATGCAGAAGCTGTCTAG
- the LOC107609293 gene encoding WRKY transcription factor 1 isoform X3, whose translation MVSSEETADHNVPYAIPLQRASPHSDITESQGIHGAETSSSKQKEETSIPSAVAQNKVKDSDVTASALQSDRQRSTHIAASVEKLVQSPDTPFREKRHPSQSGHDSPSIIRERVSKDGYNWRKYGQKNVKGNEFIRSYYKCTHPNCQAKKQLEQSNDGQITDSICIGQHNHPRPQSNITKPVGPVLPVLEEGLDKPRVANVEVEDKSLNEHASVPQQMKFSHSLQITNVPAADLMKAAHSQLTTANDEVHNNDYPDSKRQRIDDSNIEVSVADKSTCASRVVVQTSSEVDFVNDGYRWRKYGQKLVKGNANPRSYYRCSSPGCPVKKHVERASHDSKVVITTYEGQHDHEIPPGRTVTHNAATNAQTTTINGKPGTNSVSNPVSTDTRGSRSNEKVNGNSITKSEAGKSPESKLNGQQQQKNENAVAKQDYVGANITCQSNSEDPCRSKSNEQPKDDVETKSEGKNGSPNVVVVHDTPGQEGQLKKQSASDAEAV comes from the exons ATGGTTTCCTCAGAAGAAACTGCAGATCACAATGTTCCTTATGCTATACCACTGCAGAGAGCAAGTCCTCATAGTGATATTACAGAATCACAAGGGATTCATGGAGCTGAAACCTCTTCGTCCAAGCAAAAGGAAGAAACAAGTATTCCTTCTGCTGTGGCTCAAAACAAAGTGAAGGATTCTGATGTTACTGCTTCTGCATTGCAATCAGATCGACAACGAAGCACACACATTGCAGCATCAGTTGAAAAACTTGTGCAGAGCCCTGATACACCTTTCCGTGAAAAACGTCATCCATCACAATCTGGTCATGACAGTCCCTCAATAATACGTGAAAGGGTATCAAAAGATGGGTATAACTGGCGAAAATATGGCCAGAAAAATGTTAAAGGGAATGAATTTATAAGGAGCTATTACAAGTGTACGCATCCGAACTGCCAGGCAAAGAAACAGCTAGAGCAGTCAAACGATGGCCAGATCACAGATTCCATTTGCATTGGTCAGCATAATCATCCTAGGCCTCAATCCAACATCACAAAGCCTGTTGGTCCTGTTCTTCCTGTTCTTGAAGAAGGACTAGACAAGCCCCGTGTTGCCAATGTAGAAG TTGAAGACAAATCATTGAATGAGCATGCAAGTGTACCTCAACAGATGAAGTTTTCACACTCGCTTCAGATTACAAATGTTCCTGCAGCTGATCTGATGAAAGCTGCACATTCACAACTGACCACAGCAAATGACGAGGTTCACAACAATGACTATCCTGACTCAAAACGGCA GAGGATAGACGATAGTAATATTGAAGTCAGTGTAGCTGACAAGTCAACTTGTGCGTCTCGTGTTGTCGTTCAAACTTCAAGTGAGGTTGATTTTGTAAATGATGGGTACCGTTGGCGCAAATATGGTCAGAAACTAGTTAAAGGAAATGCAAATCCCAG AAGTTATTATCGATGCTCTAGTCCCGGATGCCCTGTCAAAAAGCATGTGGAAAGGGCCTCTCATGATTCAAAAGTTGTAATAACTACCTATGAGGGACAACATGATCATGAAATCCCGCCTGGAAGGACTGTCACTCATAATGCAGCTACAAATGCTCAAACAACAACCATTAATGGCAAGCCAGGAACCAATTCTGTATCAAATCCTGTTTCTACAGATACAAGAGGAAGCAGATCAAAtgagaaagtaaatggcaactCAATTACTAAATCAGAGGCTGGTAAGAGTCCTGAAAGTAAATTAAATgggcaacaacaacaaaaaaatgaaaatgcAGTTGCCAAACAGGATTATGTTGGTGCTAACATCACATGCCAATCAAATTCTGAAGATCCATGTCGATCAAAATCAAACGAACAGCCGAAAGATGACGTAGAAACTAAATCAGAAGGAAAGAACGGATCCCCTAATGTGGTTGTTGTTCATGATACTCCTGGTCAAGAAGGTCAACTCAAGAAGCAATCAGCATCTGATGCAGAAGCTGTCTAG
- the LOC107609223 gene encoding scarecrow-like transcription factor PAT1, whose protein sequence is MQASEHHRSSSMYYQPMQQVEAYCMPQYQALNHHQYYNDGGHGIGSRFSNQSSSEIYCTLESSSATGSFNVYNSPSTVSFSPNGSPVSLQDSQSQSYPPDNNYGSPMSGSCITDDLSTFKHKLRELESVMFGPDCDNLDSYDSSFKDATDFMSSEMDSWRQTMVAISCKNLKHVLVVCAKAIAENDLLMAQRLMDELRQMVSVSGEPIQRLGAYMLEGLVARLSSSGSSIYRALRCKEPESAELLSYMHILYEVCPYFKFGYMSANGAIAEAMKDEDRVHIIDFQISQGSQWITLIQAFAARPGGPPHIRITGIDDSTSAYARGGGLHIVGKRLSKLAEHFKVPFEFHAAAISGCDVQLHNLGVRPGEALAVNFAFMLHHMPDESVSTLNHRDRLLRLVKSLSPKVVTLVEQESNTNTAAFFPRFLETMDYYTAMFESIDVTLPREHKERINVEQHCLARDLVNIIACEGVERVERHEVLGKWRSRFAMAGFSPYPLSSLVNGTIKKLLDNYSDRYRLEERDGALYLGWMNRDLVASCAWK, encoded by the coding sequence ATGCAGGCATCAGAGCATCATAGAAGTTCAAGTATGTACTATCAACCAATGCAGCAGGTTGAGGCATACTGCATGCCGCAATATCAAGCTCTGAATCATCATCAGTATTACAATGATGGAGGCCATGGTATTGGAAGCAGATTCTCTAATCAAAGTTCTTCTGAAATTTACTGCACATTGGAGTCATCATCTGCAACCGGCAGTTTTAATGTTTACAATTCTCCTTCAACTGTTAGTTTCTCACCAAATGGTAGCCCGGTTTCTCTTCAAGATTCTCAATCTCAGTCATATCCACCTGACAATAACTATGGATCTCCTATGAGTGGTTCGTGCATAACTGACGATTTAAGTACCTTCAAGCACAAGCTGAGAGAGTTGGAGAGTGTGATGTTTGGTCCTGATTGTGATAATCTTGATAGTTATGACAGTTCATTCAAGGATGCAACTGATTTCATGTCATCCGAGATGGACAGCTGGAGACAAACAATGGTGGCAATTTCTTGCAAGAACTTAAAGCATGTACTCGTCGTGTGTGCGAAAGCAATTGCAGAGAATGATCTGCTAATGGCACAAAGGTTGATGGATGAACTGAGGCAGATGGTGTCTGTATCTGGCGAACCGATTCAAAGGTTGGGAGCATACATGTTGGAAGGCCTAGTTGCACGGCTGTCTTCCTCCGGGAGTTCAATCTACAGAGCCTTGAGATGCAAGGAACCAGAAAGTGCTGAGCTCCTCTCCTATATGCACATACTCTATGAGGTTTGCCCCTACTTCAAATTCGGATACATGTCTGCGAATGGAGCAATCGCAGAAGCTATGAAGGATGAAGACAGAGTTCAcataattgattttcaaatttctcAAGGGAGCCAGTGGATCACTTTGATTCAAGCTTTTGCAGCTAGGCCTGGAGGACCACCACACATCCGAATTACAGGTATTGATGATTCAACATCGGCTTATGCGCGCGGTGGTGGGCTGCACATTGTGGGAAAGAGGTTGTCCAAGCTTGCAGAGCATTTTAAAGTGCCATTTGAATTTCATGCTGCAGCTATATCTGGTTGTGATGTTCAGCTGCATAATCTTGGTGTTCGACCGGGCGAGGCATTAGCTGTGAATTTTGCATTCATGCTACATCACATGCCAGATGAAAGTGTCAGCACCCTGAATCATAGGGATAGGCTCTTGAGGCTGGTCAAGAGCCTATCCCCGAAAGTGGTGACATTGGTGGAGCAGGAATCCAACACCAACACAGCTGCATTCTTTCCACGTTTCCTCGAAACTATGGACTACTACACAGCCATGTTCGAGTCGATAGACGTGACTCTTCCGAGGGAACATAAAGAGAGGATCAATGTGGAGCAGCATTGCTTGGCAAGGGATTTGGTTAACATCATAGCATGTGAAGGGGTTGAGAGAGTGGAAAGACATGAAGTGCTTGGGAAATGGAGGTCAAGGTTTGCAATGGCTGGTTTCAGTCCTTACCCTTTGAGTTCATTGGTGAATGGTACCATCAAGAAACTGCTTGATAACTACAGTGATAGATATAGGCTTGAAGAGAGAGATGGAGCATTGTATCTTGGTTGGATGAATAGAGATTTGGTTGCCTCTTGTGCATGGAAATGA